From a region of the Panicum virgatum strain AP13 chromosome 2K, P.virgatum_v5, whole genome shotgun sequence genome:
- the LOC120687955 gene encoding uncharacterized protein LOC120687955, with protein sequence MVPRCPKLRVLRVTKAPSSASKIEFRSASLEEFVGRTKQQFAIDIAAPALKKLTVACNMGTDGSLSVVAPMVEEISIKCWYFSMDVDLYSDMWRVVFLGIRAVEGGGDAPALVRPRAHVMSLQIIMSTSFSERTFAEEMEKIPVPVVSVLELKIGSRGHAFGPLLLHLLRIYPAVQKLDIILLEPRPNVEDTCFRSRWCYCEKPNSVWRDETVALMSLTEVEIKGLRGDYNEVDFLRLIFRSAPLLERVTVKLCSAIIPDADWYNTVLDTFEEHPGVNCTVCL encoded by the exons ATGGTCCCGCGCTGCCCCAAGCTGCGCGTCCTCAGGGTGACCAAGGCGCCGTCCTCCGCAAGCAAGATCGAGTTCCGCTCGGCGTCGCTGGAAGAGTTCGTCGGGAGGACGAAGCAGCAGTTCGCCATCGACATCGCGGCCCCCGCGCTGAAGAAACTGACGGTGGCCTGCAACATGGGCACGGACGGCAGCTTGTCGGTCGTGGCACCGATGGTGGAGGAGATCTCCATCAAGTGCTGGTACTTCTCCATGGACGTTGATCTCTACAGCGACATGTGGCGCGTCGTCTTCCTCGGCATACgggcggtggagggcggcggcgacgcaccAGCACTCGTGCGCCCTCGCGCCCACGTCATGTCGCTGCAAATCATTATG AGCACTAGTTTTTCGGAGAGGACATTTGCtgaagaaatggagaagattcCTGTTCCCGTCGTCTCTGTTCTAGAGCTGAAGATCGGATCACGGGGCCATGCCTTTGGACCACTGCTGCTGCACTTGCTTCGGATTTATCCTGCAGTGCAAAAGCTCGACATCATTCTACTAGAACCCCGG CCCAACGTGGAAGACACTTGCTTCAGAAGTAGGTGGTGCTACTGCGAGAAGCCTAACAGTGTCTGGAGAGATGAAACTGTCGCCCTGATGAGCCTCACGGAAGTGGAAATCAAGGGGCTCAGAGGAGACTACAATGAGGTCGATTTCCTCCGGCTCATCTTCAGAAGCGCGCCGCTGCTTGAGAGAGTGACCGTGAAGCTGTGCTCTGCAATCATTCCAGATGCCGACTGGTACAACACAGTCCTCGACACCTTCGAGGAGCACCCTGGTGTGAACTGCACTGTCTGTTTGTAG